The following are encoded together in the Anguilla rostrata isolate EN2019 chromosome 19, ASM1855537v3, whole genome shotgun sequence genome:
- the ric8b gene encoding synembryn-B isoform X3: MSLTSSSATVSRAVRANNRTFTFEQKEEENRVRLCQSLLRVLGTAVGRACQRTCLETLRILSRDRRVLGPVGTREGVLLLARLAGLPTAHGEVLAEMGAEQEEEREEEQERVAVEALKCLCNVVFNSAAAQQAGADVRLAGGLCARLRADRAPPHEVRLFSLRLLFLLSALRADVRASLRDELRALGLLTQVLERALDVRWAGPYEASAPDPQAPPIPAEASERAMEALKALFNLTLSDTTVEDGAHQLRLISAIMRHLLLLRAQTEEKTEEAHSHAVNLLSNLPVSCLDVLIDTPVRGGLPEYGGRNMEAVQVLLDFMEKRIDKQATNYKEGLTPVLTLLTEGSRHHRDIRRYIKAQVLPPLKDVTNRPEVGTTVRNKLVRLMTHVDMGVKQSAAEFLFVLCKESVDNLLKYTGYGNAAGLLVARGLLAGGRGDTEYSEDEDSDTEEYKEAKPFINPITGHIEEPMPNPMEEMTEEQKEYEAQKLVNMFDKLSRHQFITPMGMKPDGTLAPLQEAVSQCTVESCSSDSD, translated from the exons ATGAGTTTAACCAGCTCGTCTGCTACTGTTTCGAGAGCTGTGCGTGCT AATAATCGCACTTTCACATTTGAACAGAAGGAAGAGGAGAATAGAGTT AGGCTGTGCCAGTCCCTGCTGAGGGTTCTGGGGACGGCGGTGGGACGGGCCTGCCAGCGCACCTGCCTGGAGACGCTGCGCATCCTGTCCCGGGACCGGCGGGTGCTGGGGCCCGTGGGCACCCGGGAGGGGGTGCTGCTGCTGGCGCGGCTGGCGGGCCTGCCCACCGCCCACGGGGAGGTGCTGGCCGAGATGGGggcggagcaggaggaggagcgggaggaggagcaggagcgcgTGGCGGTGGAGGCGCTGAAGTGCCTGTGCAACGTGGTGTTCAACAGCGCGGCGGCGCAGCAGGCGGGGGCGGACGTGCGGCTGGCGGGGGGGCTCTGCGCCAGGCTGAGGGCCgaccgcgcccccccccacgagGTGCGCCTCTTCTCCCTgcgcctcctcttcctgctgtcGGCCCTGCGCGCGGACGTGCGCGCCTCCCTGCGTGACGAGCTGCGTGCCCTCGGCCTGCTCACACAGGTGCTGGAGCGCGCCCTGGACGTGCGCTGGGCGGGGCCCTACGAGGCTTCCGCCCCTGacccacaggccccgcccatccCCGCGGAGGCCAGCGAGCGCGCCATGGAAGCGCTCAAGGCCCTGTTCAACCTGACTCTGTCTGACACCACGGTGGAG GATGGCGCTCACCAGCTCCGCCTCATCTCTGCCATCATGCGCCACCTCCTGCTGCTCAGGGCTCAGACAGAGGAGAAAACAGAGGAGGCACACAG CCACGCTGTGAATCTCCTGAGCAACCTGCCGGTGTCCTGCCTGGACGTGCTGATTGACACGCCCGTGCGGGGGGGCCTCCCCGAGTATGGGGGGAGGAACATGGAGGCCGTGCAGGTGCTGCTGGACTTCATGGAGAAGAGGATAGACAAG CAGGCGACAAACTATAAGGAGGGGCTGACGCCTGTGCTCACCCTGCTGACTGAGGGGTCCCGGCACCACCGCGACATCCGGAGGTACATAAAGGCACAG GTCCTCCCCCCTCTGAAGGACGTGACCAACCGGCCGGAAGTGGGCACCACCGTGCGCAACAAGCTGGTGCGGCTCATGACCCACGTGGACATGGGCGTGAAGCAGAGCGCCGCCGAGTTCCTGTTCGTCCTGTGCAAGGAGAGCG TGGACAACCTGCTGAAGTACACGGGCTACGGCAACGCCGCGGGGCTGCTGGTGGCGCGCGGGCTGCTGGCCGGTGGCCGTGGCGACACCGAGTATTCCGAGGACGAGGACTCCGACACCGAGGAGTACAAAGAGGCCAAACCCTT TATTAACCCCATCACCGGGCACATCGAGGAGCCCATGCCCAACCCCATGGAGGAGATGACCGAGGAGCAGAAGGAGTACGAGGCGCAGAAGCTGGTCAACATGTTCGACAAGCTGTCCAG ACACCAGTTCATCACCCCGATGGGAATGAAGCCGGACGGCACTCTGGCGCCCCTTCAGGAAGCAGTCAGCCAGTGCACCGTGGAAAGCTGCAGCTCCGATTCAGACTAG
- the ric8b gene encoding synembryn-B isoform X1 produces the protein MDLKCILSQMEMDNEEETSRLLQQYNRENNRTFTFEQKEEENRVRLCQSLLRVLGTAVGRACQRTCLETLRILSRDRRVLGPVGTREGVLLLARLAGLPTAHGEVLAEMGAEQEEEREEEQERVAVEALKCLCNVVFNSAAAQQAGADVRLAGGLCARLRADRAPPHEVRLFSLRLLFLLSALRADVRASLRDELRALGLLTQVLERALDVRWAGPYEASAPDPQAPPIPAEASERAMEALKALFNLTLSDTTVEDGAHQLRLISAIMRHLLLLRAQTEEKTEEAHSHAVNLLSNLPVSCLDVLIDTPVRGGLPEYGGRNMEAVQVLLDFMEKRIDKQATNYKEGLTPVLTLLTEGSRHHRDIRRYIKAQVLPPLKDVTNRPEVGTTVRNKLVRLMTHVDMGVKQSAAEFLFVLCKESVDNLLKYTGYGNAAGLLVARGLLAGGRGDTEYSEDEDSDTEEYKEAKPFINPITGHIEEPMPNPMEEMTEEQKEYEAQKLVNMFDKLSRHQFITPMGMKPDGTLAPLQEAVSQCTVESCSSDSD, from the exons ATggatctgaaatgcattttgtcacAAATGGAAATGGACAATGAGGAAGAAACCTCCCGGCTTCTCCAGCAGTACAACCGAGAG AATAATCGCACTTTCACATTTGAACAGAAGGAAGAGGAGAATAGAGTT AGGCTGTGCCAGTCCCTGCTGAGGGTTCTGGGGACGGCGGTGGGACGGGCCTGCCAGCGCACCTGCCTGGAGACGCTGCGCATCCTGTCCCGGGACCGGCGGGTGCTGGGGCCCGTGGGCACCCGGGAGGGGGTGCTGCTGCTGGCGCGGCTGGCGGGCCTGCCCACCGCCCACGGGGAGGTGCTGGCCGAGATGGGggcggagcaggaggaggagcgggaggaggagcaggagcgcgTGGCGGTGGAGGCGCTGAAGTGCCTGTGCAACGTGGTGTTCAACAGCGCGGCGGCGCAGCAGGCGGGGGCGGACGTGCGGCTGGCGGGGGGGCTCTGCGCCAGGCTGAGGGCCgaccgcgcccccccccacgagGTGCGCCTCTTCTCCCTgcgcctcctcttcctgctgtcGGCCCTGCGCGCGGACGTGCGCGCCTCCCTGCGTGACGAGCTGCGTGCCCTCGGCCTGCTCACACAGGTGCTGGAGCGCGCCCTGGACGTGCGCTGGGCGGGGCCCTACGAGGCTTCCGCCCCTGacccacaggccccgcccatccCCGCGGAGGCCAGCGAGCGCGCCATGGAAGCGCTCAAGGCCCTGTTCAACCTGACTCTGTCTGACACCACGGTGGAG GATGGCGCTCACCAGCTCCGCCTCATCTCTGCCATCATGCGCCACCTCCTGCTGCTCAGGGCTCAGACAGAGGAGAAAACAGAGGAGGCACACAG CCACGCTGTGAATCTCCTGAGCAACCTGCCGGTGTCCTGCCTGGACGTGCTGATTGACACGCCCGTGCGGGGGGGCCTCCCCGAGTATGGGGGGAGGAACATGGAGGCCGTGCAGGTGCTGCTGGACTTCATGGAGAAGAGGATAGACAAG CAGGCGACAAACTATAAGGAGGGGCTGACGCCTGTGCTCACCCTGCTGACTGAGGGGTCCCGGCACCACCGCGACATCCGGAGGTACATAAAGGCACAG GTCCTCCCCCCTCTGAAGGACGTGACCAACCGGCCGGAAGTGGGCACCACCGTGCGCAACAAGCTGGTGCGGCTCATGACCCACGTGGACATGGGCGTGAAGCAGAGCGCCGCCGAGTTCCTGTTCGTCCTGTGCAAGGAGAGCG TGGACAACCTGCTGAAGTACACGGGCTACGGCAACGCCGCGGGGCTGCTGGTGGCGCGCGGGCTGCTGGCCGGTGGCCGTGGCGACACCGAGTATTCCGAGGACGAGGACTCCGACACCGAGGAGTACAAAGAGGCCAAACCCTT TATTAACCCCATCACCGGGCACATCGAGGAGCCCATGCCCAACCCCATGGAGGAGATGACCGAGGAGCAGAAGGAGTACGAGGCGCAGAAGCTGGTCAACATGTTCGACAAGCTGTCCAG ACACCAGTTCATCACCCCGATGGGAATGAAGCCGGACGGCACTCTGGCGCCCCTTCAGGAAGCAGTCAGCCAGTGCACCGTGGAAAGCTGCAGCTCCGATTCAGACTAG
- the ric8b gene encoding synembryn-B isoform X2, which yields MDLKCILSQMEMDNEEETSRLLQQYNRENNRTFTFEQKEEENRVRLCQSLLRVLGTAVGRACQRTCLETLRILSRDRRVLGPVGTREGVLLLARLAGLPTAHGEVLAEMGAEQEEEREEEQERVAVEALKCLCNVVFNSAAAQQAGADVRLAGGLCARLRADRAPPHEVRLFSLRLLFLLSALRADVRASLRDELRALGLLTQVLERALDVRWAGPYEASAPDPQAPPIPAEASERAMEALKALFNLTLSDTTVEDGAHQLRLISAIMRHLLLLRAQTEEKTEEAHSHAVNLLSNLPVSCLDVLIDTPVRGGLPEYGGRNMEAVQVLLDFMEKRIDKATNYKEGLTPVLTLLTEGSRHHRDIRRYIKAQVLPPLKDVTNRPEVGTTVRNKLVRLMTHVDMGVKQSAAEFLFVLCKESVDNLLKYTGYGNAAGLLVARGLLAGGRGDTEYSEDEDSDTEEYKEAKPFINPITGHIEEPMPNPMEEMTEEQKEYEAQKLVNMFDKLSRHQFITPMGMKPDGTLAPLQEAVSQCTVESCSSDSD from the exons ATggatctgaaatgcattttgtcacAAATGGAAATGGACAATGAGGAAGAAACCTCCCGGCTTCTCCAGCAGTACAACCGAGAG AATAATCGCACTTTCACATTTGAACAGAAGGAAGAGGAGAATAGAGTT AGGCTGTGCCAGTCCCTGCTGAGGGTTCTGGGGACGGCGGTGGGACGGGCCTGCCAGCGCACCTGCCTGGAGACGCTGCGCATCCTGTCCCGGGACCGGCGGGTGCTGGGGCCCGTGGGCACCCGGGAGGGGGTGCTGCTGCTGGCGCGGCTGGCGGGCCTGCCCACCGCCCACGGGGAGGTGCTGGCCGAGATGGGggcggagcaggaggaggagcgggaggaggagcaggagcgcgTGGCGGTGGAGGCGCTGAAGTGCCTGTGCAACGTGGTGTTCAACAGCGCGGCGGCGCAGCAGGCGGGGGCGGACGTGCGGCTGGCGGGGGGGCTCTGCGCCAGGCTGAGGGCCgaccgcgcccccccccacgagGTGCGCCTCTTCTCCCTgcgcctcctcttcctgctgtcGGCCCTGCGCGCGGACGTGCGCGCCTCCCTGCGTGACGAGCTGCGTGCCCTCGGCCTGCTCACACAGGTGCTGGAGCGCGCCCTGGACGTGCGCTGGGCGGGGCCCTACGAGGCTTCCGCCCCTGacccacaggccccgcccatccCCGCGGAGGCCAGCGAGCGCGCCATGGAAGCGCTCAAGGCCCTGTTCAACCTGACTCTGTCTGACACCACGGTGGAG GATGGCGCTCACCAGCTCCGCCTCATCTCTGCCATCATGCGCCACCTCCTGCTGCTCAGGGCTCAGACAGAGGAGAAAACAGAGGAGGCACACAG CCACGCTGTGAATCTCCTGAGCAACCTGCCGGTGTCCTGCCTGGACGTGCTGATTGACACGCCCGTGCGGGGGGGCCTCCCCGAGTATGGGGGGAGGAACATGGAGGCCGTGCAGGTGCTGCTGGACTTCATGGAGAAGAGGATAGACAAG GCGACAAACTATAAGGAGGGGCTGACGCCTGTGCTCACCCTGCTGACTGAGGGGTCCCGGCACCACCGCGACATCCGGAGGTACATAAAGGCACAG GTCCTCCCCCCTCTGAAGGACGTGACCAACCGGCCGGAAGTGGGCACCACCGTGCGCAACAAGCTGGTGCGGCTCATGACCCACGTGGACATGGGCGTGAAGCAGAGCGCCGCCGAGTTCCTGTTCGTCCTGTGCAAGGAGAGCG TGGACAACCTGCTGAAGTACACGGGCTACGGCAACGCCGCGGGGCTGCTGGTGGCGCGCGGGCTGCTGGCCGGTGGCCGTGGCGACACCGAGTATTCCGAGGACGAGGACTCCGACACCGAGGAGTACAAAGAGGCCAAACCCTT TATTAACCCCATCACCGGGCACATCGAGGAGCCCATGCCCAACCCCATGGAGGAGATGACCGAGGAGCAGAAGGAGTACGAGGCGCAGAAGCTGGTCAACATGTTCGACAAGCTGTCCAG ACACCAGTTCATCACCCCGATGGGAATGAAGCCGGACGGCACTCTGGCGCCCCTTCAGGAAGCAGTCAGCCAGTGCACCGTGGAAAGCTGCAGCTCCGATTCAGACTAG